AAAGCTCTTGGCTTTTTAAGGCTGCTGGCCTTAGAACTTACAAAACTTGAATCTGGCGAATGAGTGTTCAAAACATCACAGTTCTATATTATGAATCGAAGATGACGGGATTTGCAGCATATAATGCGAATAGGATGTGCACAATGAATAAATATTTCATGTGCACATCCTATTCGCATGCTTTCGGATACGATTTTTTACATCAAAATATCATTTACATTTTTCTGGTTTACAAAATACATTCTCGTCCACATCTTTTTATCAGGCGGATTTTTTCCGGCGGTGATATTATTATACAGATAAACGATGGAGCTATAGCTTTGACCGAAGGGATCCTGCCCGATGGATGCCGTTATGACACCTTTTTTGATATATTCGATTGTTTTATCTATAAAATCAAAGCAAATTATCTTTATGGTTCCAGAAAGCTTCAATTCTTCAACAGCCTTTGCAACACCGCTTATACCTCCTGCGCAGATAAATATGCCTCTTAAATCGTTAAATTTCGATAAAAGCTCTTTTGTCTTCTTATAGGCTTCCAGATCGTTGTCATGCACTTCTCTTTCAAATGCGATTTCCATATCTTTTATATCGCCGATAACATTTTTAAATCCGTCGCTTCTGAGCTGATGGCCGCTTATATTGAAGTCGCTTGTTATGATGCCAACTTTTCCTTCCCTGCTCAGGGCATCTGCCATCAGATGAGCTGCAAATTCTCCTGCTTTATACGGATTTTGACCAACGAATACGATTCTTTTGCTGTCTTGAAGATCGCTGTTAAATGTAGCTACAGGAATGCCGCTTTCAACTGCTTTATTTATAAGAGGGACAGTTTCTTTATAATATCCGACAACAGAGATGCCGTCGTATTTTTTCTGTATGCAGTCATTTATGGCATTTTTAAAGTTCTCTGCCGACGGCTCATTTATTTCTATGCTTTCAATATCGGTATTGCATTTTGAAAGTTCTTTTTTAGCATACATTATACCCTGCTTTATAAAATTCCAGAATTCCGCATTGCATGGGTATATTATGGATATCTTAAGGCGCTTTGAAGGTTTCTGATCGACCGGTTTTACGCTCGTATTAAACTTCGATGTAAGATTTTCAATTTTTTTGAGCATCGACGAAAGACCATCCGAAGATTTTGTTATCTCCTGGAGTTCTGCAACGCTTTCTTCTATAGCTGCGGCAACTTCCTGAGTACCGGATGTCACTTTATTTGAAGCATCATAGAGTTTGCTGCTGAGCGCATTGGCATCCTTAGCTGAATCGTTGATGTTGGATGTTTCCTTGTTTATTTCATTCATACTATCAAGTATGACATCGCTCTGGTTGTCTATCTTTGAAAATAAATCCTTTACGCTTGCAAATAGCTTTTCACTTTTTTCAAAACTGTTTATACATTCTCCTATGCTCTCTTCTACGGAACTGCTGTTCTCAAGTACGGCTTTAATAATCTTGTATATTTTATCTGTTCCATCCATTGCGGCCTCAGAAAGCTTTGTTGTCTCATCGGCGACAACGTTAAACCCCTTTCCGGCTTCACCGGCTCTTGCCGCCTCGATAGATGCATTCAGCGCGAGCATTTTAAGCTTTTCACTTATATCATTTATAAAATCAGTAACTCCCGTTATCTGCTTTATGCTGTCTTTTAATTTGACAAGGAAATCCGAAGTATTGTTGAGATCCGTTGAAATCACGTTGATTTGTTCATTATATGTATTTAATTTATCGATCCCGCTGTTTGTAACCGTGCTGGTATTCCGGGCTATCGATTCTGTATTTTTTATATGCTTGAGTATCGTGTCAACTCTTTTGCTCACATTATCTAAATTTTCGGCTGTTTTCTTCACAAGAGACAGTTGTTCCTGGGTTTTAAATGCTATATCCTGTATTGTAGAAGACGCCTGCTCGTTGCCTTTATAACTCATTTGTGTACCCTTTGACAGCGTATCCACAGAATCGGAAATAACGAGTATGTTGTTTTTAGTCTGCTCTATAAAAGATAGCAAGCTGGATTTCATATCGTTAAACGCAGTTGCCAGCATTCCGAAGTTGCTCTCATCATTTAAGACCAAATCGTTTACGTTCAAATCACCCTGGGATAACGTTTTGGCATATTTGATGATATCTCTTACAGGCCTGAATAATAGCTTGAACGATATAAACGCCGTGATATCCAGTAATATCAATAAAAATAAAATAATTTTTATGCCTGTTTTAAAAGATCCATTGATCTCAGGCAATATTACATATAAAAAGTATAAGAGAAGAGGAATCTGTATAAATAATGATAGATAAAAGATGAGTTTATGATTGACCTTTCTTTTGTCACTATAGAATAATTTTAAAAATTTAGCCATAGGCCATACCCCCAATAGAAATTAAAGTTAATCAATTATACATAATTGCATATAGACAAATACTATATATTATTTTCGGCATAAGTTTCAAAATATTTATACTAAATCTTCGGTTCACCGAATGGGTACATATATAAATACTTAAATTCGTAATTTGGCTTATGTTATTTTGAACACTCATTTATATTACACCCATTTGAATATGTCCTGCGACGTTTTGAATACTTCATTATAAATAAAAAGCTCCCGATTATTATAAATCGGGAGGAATTATATTTTTTAAATAATGGACCGGATAAACGGTATTTCTGTATAATGCATATTTAAAATTGGTGTATTCTTTTTCTAAGCCAGTATGTCTCAGAAACATTTTCGTTTTCAAATCCGTACTGCGCGGCCAGTGAAGTAATAATCGCAGAGCAAGATATAAATAAGACAGCTCCCTGCGGACCGAATATCGTAGCATCCACCAAACCGTGGCTTATTATAATGGCTTGTACACCGGCCAGCACAGGAGTCAGTTTGCATTTGTAGAAATGAAGCAACATCAAACCTTTAAACAGATAATATTTCATATAAAGATATATGCAAACACCAACAATTCCAAGTGTAGATGCAAATGTGAGCAATATATTGTGGGCATGGGGTTCTCTTACATAAAAATTAAATAAATCCTTGCTTGCAAAATATATGCCCAGAAGCCCGCTTCCTGTTATAGGTTCATTCCTGAAAAGCGATAAAGAGCCGAGCCATATTTCCCAGCGGCTGTTTATCGACCTGTTTACATCATGCTGCATTGAAGTATTGAGATTGTTCAATATGGGGTTTTGTTCGCCAATCTTGAACGCGTCTATAATTTTAGTGCGTGATATAAACTGAGGAACTACAAACATCAAGAGCACCACAAAAACAAATAATGAAAACAGGGAAAACATATTCTTTTTATCGTTTTTAAAATAAGTATATGCCATGATTCCGCATAATAAACCGAATGCCGCACCGCGAGATCCGGTAAGATCAAGTATGAACAAAAATAAAAGTATAAGCAGCATATACAAAAACTTCGTTTTCTTAACGGCATTATCATAAAAATAATAGCATATAAGTATTATCGCAGAAAACCAGGTTCCTGCAACATTCGGATTCCCAAAGGTCGCAGATATTCTGTAATTAAGTTTTGAAATACTGCTTTGAGGAATGCCAAACGACATACCGAAAAAACGTCCCCAGCTTACCTTGTTATAGACCAAGCATGTAACTTTTTCGGCAATACCTATAAATGCAGACAACACAGCAAAAAGTATGACATACTTCAATAACCTTTCTATGCTTTCCTTATCCGTATAATAATTCTGCAAATATATGCTTACGAAAAAAGAAAGCAAGAAAGCTATGGATGCAGTGGCTGAAATAGGATTTTTGTTCAGCAAACCCGAGATAAAGGACCATAAGAACAATAAAATCAGTCCCGTATTCCATGGATTTTTATGTAACAACAATCCATTACCCTGCATCACTTTATAGGCCACAAACATAACAGGTATTATCGTTGTATATGGCGATATCATCAATAACAATATATTAACAGGTAACATTTTTCAATTACTCCTTTTCCAATTTCCATATTATTATACACCATACGATACATATAATAAACAATAATAACAAAAGTTAAAATATTGTTAACGTGCAATTCATAATATGGAGTCAAATTGCTGTGGAAGACTGCTGCAAGGCATATGGGCGCATTAAGATTATATTTAAAGAATATTATGGAATATTTTTCAAATATAAAAAATAAATCTGGTGCCATATTCATTTGCAGGTTGATTTTTTACGGCTGCAATCCGTCTTTAAGGTAGCGCCATTCAAGGTTGTCATCCTTTTTCATGGAGTAACTGCCTGAGCCTATGGACATCTTCTTGCCATTTATATAAAAGCACCAGCCGCTTGAAGGGCCGGCCTTTTTCTCATATAATCCAGCTATCATGGAAAAGTATGTGCTCTGCCCCGTTATTTGCGCTCTGTATTTAATCCCGCCGCTTTTTAATGCATTTATCGTAGCCTGAGCAGCTGTCTGCCCGCTGTACTCTACCCTTGAGGAGAACAGCGTTTTTCCTGAAACAGTGTCCGCTACTCTAAAATTATAGGGAAGCTCTTTTGCAGGCTTCGTATCCGTGCTTTTGCTTTTATCAGTAGCAGTTTTGTCTGCATCGGAAGAGCCTGATTTTTTAGTACCTTCCTTTTGCGTATCCGGCGCATCGCTCTTTTCAGTATTATTATTGCCTTTTTGTACGTCGGCAGTATCTGTGTTTTTCGTACCGTTTGGACTTTGCTTCTGTATATTACTGCCTTTTAAATATCCGACATCGCCCGTATTGGTGGAAGCGGTATTGACATATCTATTCTGCAGGCCTCTCGAGAGCAAAAACAGTCCCGAACAGAATATAATAACTGCCGCTATAAGCGCAATTTTTTTCATTTTCATGCTTGTTTACCTCTTTTAATCAATAATAACGCGGCGGTAATGCCGCCAAGTATTATCAGTATGCCGGCAGCAACGGTTGTAGTATTAAAAAGTGAAGCTTTTTTTGCATTATCCACCAAACTGCCGCTGTCAGTCAGAAAATAATCGCTGCAGTGTGTCAGGCCGATTGTTACGAATCCGTCCATATCTTCTTTAAGAGGGCCTTCTATTTTTTCTGCACTGCCTGAATCCGGATTAAAATAATAAAGGTATAAATCCTTGCCGGATCTTCCTTCAAGCCACTTTGAGTCAGGCTTTATTTTAACTTCAGCCTTTCCAGGGAGAATGCCATTATCCATGAACGAGATTATGAATATATTATATTTTCCGTATTTAGATATAATCTTATTCTTATATTCCGGCGTATCGTTAAGAGCTATATTCACATCCTTTGCAGCATTTTTTATATCAGCACCATTGAATGTCCAGCTTATATCTCCATATTCGAATGTAATCGATCTATTGAGCCCTGAAATCGCATCGAATATGGATTTATCGATTATGCTGTTGTTGGATGCATCGACAGTTATATTACCGTCTGTGTTTTTTATGGCATATAGTATATCCTCCGTATTATTCATAAGAGGTTCATTGCTTGTAGTGCCGGTTACCTGTTCATTATTCCCTGAAGCAATTTCTATATTCGTGCTTGCTGAAACTGAAGGAACACCGTTTGAAGTTGAAGGAACGGAAGTCGGCACTGTGTCTTTGCCTGCTTCTTTTTTTGCGGTACTTGCATGCCCTTGTATATCTGATCCTGAATTTTCATCTGGATTAGCGTTATTATAGTTATATACAGGCAATGTTTTTGCATCTATATTGCTGCTGTAAAAGTCGTATTTTCCTGATTTTTTATATTCCTTCAATGCTATAAGGGCCCTCAGCGCTTCCTCGGTTGCTATAAAGTCGTCGGCGCCGTCCTTTGAATGCTTAAACTGCCCGTCCTTGCCTTTATAGGATAGCAGGGCTGAAAATAAATCTCCTTTTGCTTTTTTAAATAATGCCCCTTCAGGATCTATCCCGACGGATGTGAGGCCTGTTATTGCAAATGATAGACTTTCGCTGGAATAATCGTAAATGCCAGGAAGGTATCCGCTTTCATTTTCGATTGCCGCAAGGCTTTTGACGGCTTTATCAACTAAATCCTTGACTTTGGTATCGCCAATGTACGGGGACAGCGCATTCAAGGCGGCGCCTGTGATATCCGGATCTATCATATTGCCTCCCATAAGAGACCAACCGTATATATACTTGCCTTCAAATTTACATCTCATAGCTTTTTTTAGTATATCGTCCTTTAATTTTTCCCTTGAAATAGGGTATCCGCCATCTTTTGCATTTGTGTAGCTGTATACAAACATTCCAAAAATGTCATCGTTTATAAGAAAATCACCTATATTCCTGCCAAAAAGCTCGGATATAAGGTTGCGCCCTGTAAAGTCATACGGGCTGTAACCTGCTGCAGTCAACGACAGTATCAGCTTCTCAAGCTCCGTGTTTGAGTAATCTGCGATTCCGTTTTCCTTTATATCCTTTACATATTCATTTAAAAAACTCTCATCTATTTTAAGCCTAAGTTTATTGAGGCTTATGGCAGCCCACGGAGATTCCTGGTTCCTTTCGATGTATCCTGATGTATTTTTAATCTCCGAATCTATATTCTTTATTTCTTTATTATTATTGCTGTTATATAAATCATCATATGCCGAATCGCTGTGATTTAAAATCGGGGGATTCACATTATCAATTTTAAATATTCCCTTATCCATTACGACAGATGGTGTTTTATCTATATTATAGCCGCTTATTTTATAAGTATGCTCCCCGAATTTCAGACCCGGGACTGTTATTTCGCCGTTATTATCCGTAACATAGGTTAAATTATCGATATTTATTCCCGCGTTTGCAATGGGTGTATCTATATTTTTATTTTGCATATAATCAAAGTGCGAATAGTTAAACTTCATCTTAAACTGCTCATTTTCTTTTACAACATTCGGGGTGAATGTTATTTTATTTAAAATCGATGTCGACATAAAGTCACCGAAATAGACTATTATCATATCTCCATTTTCAGGAATATACTGATTCATGCCTACCATAGGGATTATTACATTATTTTGATCCTTGACATAGTACATCCATCCCGACATTCCACCATAGTCCCCAGAACCGATATTATCGATGGATGTTATATATGTCTTTGACGAGTCTTCACCATATGGTATCTTATTTTTATCCATGACTTTTTCAAATATATCCAGAGCGTTTTTACCGCTTGCATCTCCCTCGGCGATCGTTCCGCTTAAGCCCTCGACCCTTACGGAAGCTTTTGGATAGCTTTCTGCCATAGCTTTTAAATTCAATGCAGGTGATAATTGTGCGATGATTATTGCAAAAGATAGTAAGATATAAAGAATCCTTTTTTTCATTTTAATTCCTCCTGCTCATATGTTATTTCCATGCGTTTTTTAAACCTGTTTAAGACTTTTAAAAAATTATTATAAAATATCATCGAAAAGACGAAATTGCTTCCGGCATGCATTATATCGAATGTAAGTCCCGTCAAATAAGCAAGGGCTATGGTTTTTAAATTCAAGGGTCTTACAAAACCCGCTACATGCCATAGATTCATTATCCAATCGAATAGAAATCCATACAAAAAGCAAAGTATCGAAAACTTCTCAACGGATATGTGCCTGTTTGTCTTGCCGATAAAACCCGAAATAATACCTATAATTCCCCACGATATCATCTGCCAGGTAGTCCAAGGCCCCTGACCCAAGAATATATTAGACAAAAATGCTCCGGTGCTTCCCACCAGAAATCCTTCATAAGGGCCAAATACCAGCCCGGATAGAGCAACAAGAAAAGTCGTGGGTTTGATGTTTGGAAGGGGGGCGAAAATAACTCTTGCGGCTGCGGAAAAGGCACTGATAGTTGCGATCAAGGCGATCTCCTTTGTCCCCATTTTGCTTTTTTCGAAATAAAAATAGCTCAGAAAAAGTATGGCTATAACCGCAACCGACAATATATTTGAAAAACCTTCTATGGAAGTTTTCCAGATAGTCAATGCCAAAAGCGCCAGGATGATGGCAAGGGATAAAACTATGCTTATTTTTTTCATTCATGCTCCCCTCCGGCGGATAAAAGTGCCTGCTCCAGTGTAAAAAGATGCTCATTTTTGTTTCTTAAAAGCCTGTTTATTTCAGTTGTATAGTATATCCCTCCGCTTAAAACGCTGTCTCTGCTTCCGTCCGCAGCAATTTCCCCGTTAAACATGAGGACAAATCTGCTGCAATACCTGGCGGCAAATTCTATGTCATGGGTTATAAGCACTATTGTGGTGCCCGATCCATTGAGCTTTTTCAATGTACAGCCAAGTTTGCTCAGGACATTTCCATCAAGCCCCCGCGTGGGTTCGTCGAGAAGGAGTATTTTGGGCTTTAAAACTATGATAGATGCGATGGCAACCCTTTGCCTTTCCCCTCCGCTTATATCCCGCGGGTTTTTATTTCTAAGATCGTATATTCCCAGTAAATCCAGTGTTTCATCGATTATCCCCTCATCTTTTATCCCGTAATTGTCCAGCGTAAACTTCAGCTCATCGTATACTGTATCTTTTGATATATAATCATTGGGGTTTTGCGAAACATAGCCGCATGTCCTGGCAATTTTACTCACCGTCTGTTTGCAGGCTTCAGCCCCCAGTATCCTTATGCTGCCCGAATATTTCAAAAAGCCCATGATAGATCTTAAAAGCGTGCTCTTTCCCGCTCCGTTTGCGCCTATGATGCCTGCAAAATCGCCTCCATATATCTTTAAATCAATATCTTTAATGGCTCTTATTGAACCAAAGTCGACGGAAAGATTTTTTATGCCGATAACTTCTTTAGACTTTTTGTCATAATGTACAGGCACAGGATTAAAGTCAAAGTGTGAAAGCTTTTGCCTGTTTTCTTTAAAGCTTCCAGGCATTTTGAAAATTCCGAGGGATTTTGAAAGCCTTAAGCCGGTCGGCAGAAAATTTGTTATATAGCTGTTGGCGCTTTCATATAATTCTCCGGCAGTACCGCAAAATAATAAGCGTCCCCCTTTCAGGACGGCTATCCTGTCCGCGCTGTCGAACCACCTGTTTATCCTCTGCTCTATTACGATAATGTTTATACCGAGTTCCTCGTTGACTTTTTTTGCAAGGGAAATGACTTCCTCCGACGAGGATGGATCAAGCTGCGATGTCGGTTCATCGAGTATTATGCATCCCGGCAAAAGGGCTATTGCTGATGCCAAAGCAACTTTTTGCTTCTGACCCCCCGACAGGGTATTTATATCCCTGTTTGAAAGATCAAGTATTCCCGAAAACTGAAGGGCTTCAAAAACCCTTCTCTTGATATTTCCCTCATGGATTCCGATGTTCTGAAGGCCGAATGCAACCTCCCTGTGCACCTTATCCATCACCAACTGCCTTTCAGGGTCCTGAAAGACCATTGTTATCTCTTTTGAGCGTTCCTTATGGCTCATTTCTTTTATGGGCTTTCCCGCTATTAAAATGCTGCCTGATATGGTACCGCCATAAAAACCAGGCACAGTGCCTGCGATGCACTTTGCAAGGGTCGACTTGCCCGAGCCGGATTCTCCGGCAATGAGCAGCATATCCCCTTTATCTATTTTTAAGGTTATATCTGACAGGGCGTTTTGCTCCTCTGATGGATATCTGTAATTTAAATTATTGATGTCGATGTATTTCATCCTGCGTTTCACCAGCCATGCAAAAGAATATGATGCAAAAAAATATAATCGCTAAAAACATTAAAAATATATTTTTGTTAAAAACTAAAACATATGTGCCTGCATAAGCATCGAATGCATCAGAGTGATTAAGCTTAAATATTATAAACATAAATGATAATACCGCCACGAAAACCAATACGATACAGTCTTTTAGCTTAAAATGCTGTCTGTCATATATACTCCTGCTTCCGCTTAAAAAACCCTTTACATAAACTGCCTCGCCTATGTCGAATGCTCCGTCAAGGGAGCTTTCAAGAAGCACGGAAAGCACGGGCACATAGCTTTTTATCTTCTCCTTGATGCTTTTCCCTTCAAAGTTTAAGCCTCTTACGCTGTATATCTCTTTGAGGCTTTTAAATCTTTGGCGCATGTTCGGCAAAAGCTTCAGCCCTATCATAACCATAAGGGTGGACTTTGGCATTTTAGCTGAAAAATATACCGCTGCCCGATCCGAATCTACAAGCACGTCAAACAGCATAAAAATAAATATTACGAGAAGTATTTTAAAGGAAAGTATTGCACTCGATACCAAAGCTTCAAGGGTAAATGTTTTTCCGGGGATGCTAAATAATGCTGTTTGACCTTCCGGAGCGAAAAAAATATTTATGAGAAATATCACAGTGAAAAAAGGCGCGGCAAAAATAATGCTTGTTTTAAGCCTGGCAATACCTTCGCCGGTTATCAACATGAACAGGGAGGATATAAAAATACCGAGCAATAAAGGTGGATTACTGGTTGTAAAAGACAATATCAGCATAAATAAAATGACGGCTATGCCGGTTAAAATATGATATTCATTATAACTTTTTTTCATTTTTCCTCCCGATAAATATCCGGATATGTCTTCAAAATAACAAAAGCCTGTACCTTACAAAGGCACAGGCTAAAATTTTGCGATAGAACACGACCCGAAAATTCACCTTTCCTTCCCTCCGAAGGCATTACTTGAACTAAACAGGCAGGTTTCCTGACTTGCGGATCATCTTACTTCCCGGCCTTCCCAATCATATAGGTGGCATCTCGGGTTTCATTCCCACATACAGTAGCGGGGGCTGTACCGGCATTTAAC
The sequence above is drawn from the Clostridiales bacterium genome and encodes:
- a CDS encoding energy-coupling factor transporter transmembrane component T; protein product: MKKSYNEYHILTGIAVILFMLILSFTTSNPPLLLGIFISSLFMLITGEGIARLKTSIIFAAPFFTVIFLINIFFAPEGQTALFSIPGKTFTLEALVSSAILSFKILLVIFIFMLFDVLVDSDRAAVYFSAKMPKSTLMVMIGLKLLPNMRQRFKSLKEIYSVRGLNFEGKSIKEKIKSYVPVLSVLLESSLDGAFDIGEAVYVKGFLSGSRSIYDRQHFKLKDCIVLVFVAVLSFMFIIFKLNHSDAFDAYAGTYVLVFNKNIFLMFLAIIFFCIIFFCMAGETQDEIHRHQ
- a CDS encoding energy-coupling factor transporter ATPase; this translates as MKYIDINNLNYRYPSEEQNALSDITLKIDKGDMLLIAGESGSGKSTLAKCIAGTVPGFYGGTISGSILIAGKPIKEMSHKERSKEITMVFQDPERQLVMDKVHREVAFGLQNIGIHEGNIKRRVFEALQFSGILDLSNRDINTLSGGQKQKVALASAIALLPGCIILDEPTSQLDPSSSEEVISLAKKVNEELGINIIVIEQRINRWFDSADRIAVLKGGRLLFCGTAGELYESANSYITNFLPTGLRLSKSLGIFKMPGSFKENRQKLSHFDFNPVPVHYDKKSKEVIGIKNLSVDFGSIRAIKDIDLKIYGGDFAGIIGANGAGKSTLLRSIMGFLKYSGSIRILGAEACKQTVSKIARTCGYVSQNPNDYISKDTVYDELKFTLDNYGIKDEGIIDETLDLLGIYDLRNKNPRDISGGERQRVAIASIIVLKPKILLLDEPTRGLDGNVLSKLGCTLKKLNGSGTTIVLITHDIEFAARYCSRFVLMFNGEIAADGSRDSVLSGGIYYTTEINRLLRNKNEHLFTLEQALLSAGGEHE
- a CDS encoding DUF4430 domain-containing protein produces the protein MKMKKIALIAAVIIFCSGLFLLSRGLQNRYVNTASTNTGDVGYLKGSNIQKQSPNGTKNTDTADVQKGNNNTEKSDAPDTQKEGTKKSGSSDADKTATDKSKSTDTKPAKELPYNFRVADTVSGKTLFSSRVEYSGQTAAQATINALKSGGIKYRAQITGQSTYFSMIAGLYEKKAGPSSGWCFYINGKKMSIGSGSYSMKKDDNLEWRYLKDGLQP
- a CDS encoding ECF transporter S component, which encodes MKKISIVLSLAIILALLALTIWKTSIEGFSNILSVAVIAILFLSYFYFEKSKMGTKEIALIATISAFSAAARVIFAPLPNIKPTTFLVALSGLVFGPYEGFLVGSTGAFLSNIFLGQGPWTTWQMISWGIIGIISGFIGKTNRHISVEKFSILCFLYGFLFDWIMNLWHVAGFVRPLNLKTIALAYLTGLTFDIMHAGSNFVFSMIFYNNFLKVLNRFKKRMEITYEQEELK
- a CDS encoding O-antigen ligase family protein, whose amino-acid sequence is MLPVNILLLMISPYTTIIPVMFVAYKVMQGNGLLLHKNPWNTGLILLFLWSFISGLLNKNPISATASIAFLLSFFVSIYLQNYYTDKESIERLLKYVILFAVLSAFIGIAEKVTCLVYNKVSWGRFFGMSFGIPQSSISKLNYRISATFGNPNVAGTWFSAIILICYYFYDNAVKKTKFLYMLLILLFLFILDLTGSRGAAFGLLCGIMAYTYFKNDKKNMFSLFSLFVFVVLLMFVVPQFISRTKIIDAFKIGEQNPILNNLNTSMQHDVNRSINSRWEIWLGSLSLFRNEPITGSGLLGIYFASKDLFNFYVREPHAHNILLTFASTLGIVGVCIYLYMKYYLFKGLMLLHFYKCKLTPVLAGVQAIIISHGLVDATIFGPQGAVLFISCSAIITSLAAQYGFENENVSETYWLRKRIHQF
- a CDS encoding substrate-binding domain-containing protein, yielding MAKFLKLFYSDKRKVNHKLIFYLSLFIQIPLLLYFLYVILPEINGSFKTGIKIILFLLILLDITAFISFKLLFRPVRDIIKYAKTLSQGDLNVNDLVLNDESNFGMLATAFNDMKSSLLSFIEQTKNNILVISDSVDTLSKGTQMSYKGNEQASSTIQDIAFKTQEQLSLVKKTAENLDNVSKRVDTILKHIKNTESIARNTSTVTNSGIDKLNTYNEQINVISTDLNNTSDFLVKLKDSIKQITGVTDFINDISEKLKMLALNASIEAARAGEAGKGFNVVADETTKLSEAAMDGTDKIYKIIKAVLENSSSVEESIGECINSFEKSEKLFASVKDLFSKIDNQSDVILDSMNEINKETSNINDSAKDANALSSKLYDASNKVTSGTQEVAAAIEESVAELQEITKSSDGLSSMLKKIENLTSKFNTSVKPVDQKPSKRLKISIIYPCNAEFWNFIKQGIMYAKKELSKCNTDIESIEINEPSAENFKNAINDCIQKKYDGISVVGYYKETVPLINKAVESGIPVATFNSDLQDSKRIVFVGQNPYKAGEFAAHLMADALSREGKVGIITSDFNISGHQLRSDGFKNVIGDIKDMEIAFEREVHDNDLEAYKKTKELLSKFNDLRGIFICAGGISGVAKAVEELKLSGTIKIICFDFIDKTIEYIKKGVITASIGQDPFGQSYSSIVYLYNNITAGKNPPDKKMWTRMYFVNQKNVNDILM
- a CDS encoding DUF4430 domain-containing protein, which produces MKKRILYILLSFAIIIAQLSPALNLKAMAESYPKASVRVEGLSGTIAEGDASGKNALDIFEKVMDKNKIPYGEDSSKTYITSIDNIGSGDYGGMSGWMYYVKDQNNVIIPMVGMNQYIPENGDMIIVYFGDFMSTSILNKITFTPNVVKENEQFKMKFNYSHFDYMQNKNIDTPIANAGINIDNLTYVTDNNGEITVPGLKFGEHTYKISGYNIDKTPSVVMDKGIFKIDNVNPPILNHSDSAYDDLYNSNNNKEIKNIDSEIKNTSGYIERNQESPWAAISLNKLRLKIDESFLNEYVKDIKENGIADYSNTELEKLILSLTAAGYSPYDFTGRNLISELFGRNIGDFLINDDIFGMFVYSYTNAKDGGYPISREKLKDDILKKAMRCKFEGKYIYGWSLMGGNMIDPDITGAALNALSPYIGDTKVKDLVDKAVKSLAAIENESGYLPGIYDYSSESLSFAITGLTSVGIDPEGALFKKAKGDLFSALLSYKGKDGQFKHSKDGADDFIATEEALRALIALKEYKKSGKYDFYSSNIDAKTLPVYNYNNANPDENSGSDIQGHASTAKKEAGKDTVPTSVPSTSNGVPSVSASTNIEIASGNNEQVTGTTSNEPLMNNTEDILYAIKNTDGNITVDASNNSIIDKSIFDAISGLNRSITFEYGDISWTFNGADIKNAAKDVNIALNDTPEYKNKIISKYGKYNIFIISFMDNGILPGKAEVKIKPDSKWLEGRSGKDLYLYYFNPDSGSAEKIEGPLKEDMDGFVTIGLTHCSDYFLTDSGSLVDNAKKASLFNTTTVAAGILIILGGITAALLLIKRGKQA